Within Candidatus Deferrimicrobiaceae bacterium, the genomic segment ATAATATTCTCTCGCTCCACACGCCGCTTTGTGGAACCCCCCCGCATCGCCCCGGGTCCCCGGTCCCGGAAATGCGGTCCGCGGCGCAGCAAGCCGAAGGAGGAGGGGCGCAGTGAGACCGGCCTCCAGGAGTCCATTCCCGGAAGATCCCGGCATTCGAGGGCCGCTGCATCCGCTCCGGCTTCGTTGCCCTCCCTCACCGTACCGCAGCGGGTACGCTTCGGTCGGGCGCCTTGCCGGAAGCGGCGCATCGACCCTCTCGGTGCACGGCCTCTTCGGCAACGGACCCCTGGAGGCCGGAGCGCAGGCGTGCGGGTGCAACGCACGCCGAGCCACGAACGGAGCCCCCCTCCGAGGCTGCGGAGCCGCTCCCGGACGCCCGCGCAACAGGGTGTATGACCGGAGGCAGACGCTTCACCGCAGGATGTTCAGGGTCGGCTTGATGAGCTCCATGAACTCCATCCGCGTGGACTGCCGCGTCCGGAAGACGCCGAGCATGGCGGAGGTGACCGCCTTGGAGTTCTGCTTCTCCACCCCCCGCATGATCATGCAGAGATGGAACGCCTCGATGACGACCGCCACCCCGTGGGGCTGCAGCGTGTCCATGATCGCCGTGGCGATCTCCTGGGTCAGGCGCTCCTGCACCTGCAGGCGGCGGGAGTACAGCTCGACCACGCGTGCGATCTTCGACAGCCCGACGATGTTCTTTTTCGGAATATACGCCACGTGGCACTTTCCGAAGAAGGGAAGGATGTGGTGCTCGCAGAGGGAGAAGAAGTCGAGGTCCTTGACGGTCACCATCTCGTCGTAGTTCTCGTGGAAGATGGCGCGCTGAAGCACTTCCCGCGGATCCTGGTGGTACCCGGAGGTGAGGAAGCGGATCGCCTTTTCGAACCGCTCCGGAGTATTTTTGAGCCCCTCGCGTTCGGGGTCCTCCCCGATCTTGATGAGCAAGTCGCGCGTGAGTTCCTGCATAATGGAGACATCATATAGCATGAGGAGGTGCGGCCGAACATGAAAAAGGGATCGGCGAAGCCCGCGTCCGGATCGATCGCGCAAGGATGGAAGAAGGCGCTGAGGAACGAGATCGAGGGACGGGAGTTCTACCGGATGGCGGCCGCGAACGCCCGCCTCGACGGCGTGCGTCAGATGTTCACCTTCCTGATGGAGGAGGAGGAGCGCCACCGCGAGGCGATCCTCGAGCAGATCGACAGGATGGAGGAGGGGAAACGCCCCCGGCTCGTCCGGAAAGCGTCCGGGAAGAGGGAGATCCGGAAATTTCGAAGCCCTCTTTTCCCTCCGGACTTTGTGGCCAAGGGAAAGAAGGCGGAGGGAGAGGCCGCCGCGCTTTCGATCGGAATGACGCTCGAAAGGCGCGCCATCGAGCAGTTCGCCGCCCTCCGGAAGACCGTGAAGGGGGACGCGGCCGCGGAGAAGGTGTTCGACGACCTGATCGCGTGGGAGCGGGAGCACCTGGAGATCCTCACGCGCCAGTACGAGCAGCTCCGGGAGATGTACTGGGAGGAGGCCAGGTTCTGGCCTTTCTGAGGGGAATATTTCGCAAGCGGATGGTCTTGGGACCGGCCGGCGGCAAGGGGGACGGGGATCCGGGGAGGAACGCCCCGGGAGAAGCGTGGACGGGATGCGGACCGACGCCGAACTGATGGAGCTCTACCGCGGGGGAAGCCGGGACGCCTTCGAGGAGCTGTTCGCCCGCCACCACCGGAAGGTGATCCACTTCTGCTACCGGATGACCGGGGATCAGGCGCGCGCGGAGGAGGCGGCCCAGGAGATCTTCTTGCGGATCGCCCGGGCGGCCTCCACCTATCAGCCGACCGCGAAGTTCACCACCTGGATGTACACCATCGCCCGGCGCACGACGCTCAATTTCCTGCGGGACGAGAAGGAGCACGGGGAAAAAGTGCCGATCCACCCCACGGGGGAGGAGGGAGATCCCGCCGAAGGGTATCCGCTTCCGGGCCGGGAGGATTGGGACCCCGAGCAGGTCGCCTGGGAGGGGCAGCTTCAGGAGAGGTACGCCGAGGCGCTCCAGAAGCTGCCGGAGGTGAACCGGGGCGCCTTTGTCCTGAACCGGGGGGAGGGCCTCTCTTACGAAGAAATTGCATCCGTTCAAGGCGTTACGGTGCAGGCGGTAA encodes:
- a CDS encoding sigma-70 family RNA polymerase sigma factor; amino-acid sequence: MRTDAELMELYRGGSRDAFEELFARHHRKVIHFCYRMTGDQARAEEAAQEIFLRIARAASTYQPTAKFTTWMYTIARRTTLNFLRDEKEHGEKVPIHPTGEEGDPAEGYPLPGREDWDPEQVAWEGQLQERYAEALQKLPEVNRGAFVLNRGEGLSYEEIASVQGVTVQAVKSRIFRAREMLLAELSGLLK
- the folE gene encoding GTP cyclohydrolase I FolE is translated as MQELTRDLLIKIGEDPEREGLKNTPERFEKAIRFLTSGYHQDPREVLQRAIFHENYDEMVTVKDLDFFSLCEHHILPFFGKCHVAYIPKKNIVGLSKIARVVELYSRRLQVQERLTQEIATAIMDTLQPHGVAVVIEAFHLCMIMRGVEKQNSKAVTSAMLGVFRTRQSTRMEFMELIKPTLNILR
- a CDS encoding ferritin family protein; translated protein: MKKGSAKPASGSIAQGWKKALRNEIEGREFYRMAAANARLDGVRQMFTFLMEEEERHREAILEQIDRMEEGKRPRLVRKASGKREIRKFRSPLFPPDFVAKGKKAEGEAAALSIGMTLERRAIEQFAALRKTVKGDAAAEKVFDDLIAWEREHLEILTRQYEQLREMYWEEARFWPF